The proteins below come from a single Tachypleus tridentatus isolate NWPU-2018 chromosome 13, ASM421037v1, whole genome shotgun sequence genomic window:
- the LOC143239141 gene encoding uncharacterized protein LOC143239141 codes for MIDPTRVIPRVLLFVLAGIAFVLLVQIELRRRNTQNDTEIPNKLFFDVWNSTSEIYSAASAKSSRVKHSAEPVTDDISNSRISLELSHSSTLQDANSSPQQSFKNISFVETNSEFRNVPDEEWASTSQNYKVKNETNTSIMQNPSSVKFQNCFSIWDAIIFITLSGIFLFLFGSFCWLAERLLWKGRHFSLDKWSMSGNEEMKNFTSLVRQRRKFLTAEFRPTGTDESAKPLLSRKNSICKIESPKTLSLFSMDSLKVITTSSQSSVTINYSSFFDPSLLNSSFRIAKSPVPTTGPQLAEPSAQTTRVPMTKS; via the exons ATGATTGACCCGACACGTGTAATTCCCCGTGTGCTCTTGTTTGTTCTAGCGGGTATTGCGTTTGTTTTGTTGGTACAAATTGAGCTTCGTCGAAGGAATACTCAAAACG ATACTGAGATCCCTAACAAATTGTTCTTCGACGTCTGGAACTCGACATCAGAGATATATAGTGCTGCCAGTGCAAAGTCCAGCAGAGTCAAACATTCTGCTGAACCAGTTACCGATGATATTTCGAATTCTAGGATTTCCCTTGAATTATCACACTCCTCAACTTTACAAGACGCAAATTCTTCACCACagcaaagttttaaaaatatatcttttgttgAAACTAATAGCGAGTTTAGAAATGTACCAGACGAAGAGTGGGCTTCGACTTCACAAAACTATAAAGTTAAAAACGAGACTAACACCAGTATTATGCAGAATCCTAGTTCAGTTAAATTCCAAAATTGTTTCAGTATATGGGATGCCATTATCTTTATCACGTTATCaggcatttttttatttctgtttggttCTTTCTGTTGGTTGGCAGAACGACTGCTGTGGAAGGGAAGGCATTTCTCTCTTGACAAGTGGTCAATGTCAGGAAATGAAGAAATGAAGAATTTTACAAGTTTGGTCAGACAGAGAAGGAAGTTTTTAACCGCAGAATTTCGGCCAACGGGGACCGACGAATCAGCAAAACCTCTACTATCCAGAAAAAATTCCATTTGTAAAATAGAATCACCAAAAACGCTATCTCTATTCAGCATGGACTCATTAAAAGTAATCACTACTTCCTCGCAATCCTCAGTGACTATCAATTATTCTAGTTTCTTTGACCCATCCCTGCTAAACTCTAGTTTTCGAATTGCTAAATCACCAGTTCCGACTACTGGGCCACAACTGGCCGAACCATCAGCGCAGACCACTAGAGTGCCTATGACAAAATCTTAG